The following proteins are co-located in the Paenibacillus sp. FSL H8-0079 genome:
- a CDS encoding tagaturonate reductase — translation MSASTKRPRLKLNLLGSDGQRKCKEIMERPVKVLQIGEGNFLRGFADWMLYESARQGKFHGSVAVTQPRPGGKAKLEQIRDQDGLYTMITRGLSQGKPVERTELISIFSQCINPYEEWDAFLNLAELPSLEFVISNTTESGLKYMQADYIEGEPVQSFPGKLTVFLHQRYLKFDGDPSRGLIHLPCELLEGNGDVLRSCVLRHSEDYGYSDGFRSWIENHNHFLNNLVDRIVTGAPTQEEADSLTNRWGYEDQLINTAEPYHFWAIQGDESLDKKLPLKQAGLNVHWVKDLKPFQIRKVRILNGAHTLMSSLGILQGKQHVRETMEDSHFGPWIREAVHQEIVPALNMPDHQLDQYAEEVFERFLNPYIDHKLQDIALNMIGKFKVRVLPTLLSYKENQGSWPERLIQGFAGLLCLYRPVNTPEGYKAQRLNGEHILLRDDPDVLAALAAHWEGYDTLNRDQNQLGDRVAAVLSDTLIWGENLDAREGLRAALVHEIGLLEGEGK, via the coding sequence TGCAAGGAGATTATGGAGCGTCCCGTGAAGGTTTTGCAGATTGGAGAAGGTAATTTCTTGCGGGGATTTGCAGACTGGATGCTTTATGAGAGTGCCAGACAAGGCAAATTTCATGGAAGTGTAGCTGTTACCCAGCCACGACCGGGAGGCAAGGCCAAACTGGAGCAGATTCGCGATCAGGATGGGTTATATACCATGATCACGCGTGGGCTGTCTCAAGGGAAGCCGGTTGAGCGGACAGAGTTGATCTCCATTTTCTCACAGTGTATCAATCCGTATGAGGAATGGGATGCCTTTCTGAACTTGGCGGAGCTGCCTTCACTTGAGTTCGTTATTTCCAATACAACTGAATCAGGATTGAAATATATGCAGGCAGACTATATCGAGGGTGAACCCGTTCAATCATTTCCGGGGAAATTAACGGTTTTCCTGCATCAGCGATATTTGAAATTTGATGGGGATCCATCCAGAGGTTTGATTCATCTGCCATGCGAGCTGCTCGAAGGCAATGGTGATGTGTTGCGCAGTTGTGTCCTTCGTCACAGCGAAGATTATGGGTATTCGGATGGCTTCCGCTCATGGATCGAGAACCATAATCACTTCCTGAACAATCTGGTAGATCGAATCGTCACAGGTGCACCGACCCAGGAGGAAGCCGATTCCCTGACGAATCGCTGGGGTTATGAGGACCAGTTGATTAATACGGCAGAGCCATATCATTTCTGGGCCATTCAGGGTGATGAATCATTGGACAAAAAGCTACCCCTCAAGCAAGCGGGCCTCAATGTACATTGGGTGAAGGATCTGAAGCCGTTTCAGATACGCAAGGTTCGGATTTTGAATGGAGCACATACCCTAATGTCATCACTCGGAATTCTGCAAGGCAAGCAACATGTGAGAGAGACGATGGAAGATTCACATTTTGGCCCATGGATCCGGGAAGCTGTACATCAGGAGATCGTACCTGCTCTGAATATGCCAGATCATCAGCTGGATCAGTACGCGGAAGAAGTATTCGAACGTTTCCTTAACCCGTATATTGATCACAAATTGCAAGATATTGCATTAAATATGATCGGAAAATTCAAGGTTCGTGTGCTGCCTACATTGCTATCCTATAAAGAAAATCAGGGCAGCTGGCCAGAACGTTTAATTCAGGGGTTTGCTGGATTACTGTGTCTCTATCGTCCTGTAAATACGCCGGAAGGTTACAAGGCACAACGACTGAATGGGGAGCACATTCTGCTGCGGGATGACCCGGATGTCCTGGCTGCTTTGGCTGCACACTGGGAAGGTTATGACACGCTTAACAGGGATCAGAACCAACTGGGTGACCGGGTAGCGGCTGTGTTGTCGGATACCCTGATCTGGGGCGAGAATCTAGATGCAAGAGAGGGGCTGCGTGCAGCACTTGTTCATGAAATCGGTTTGTTGGAAGGTGAAGGGAAATGA
- a CDS encoding altronate dehydratase family protein: MNTTSIVNDWIAIQPQDDVIIALRDYAKGERITLPDGVSFTLLDDVPKGHKIAVHTLAPGDDVMKYGFSIGIAKEQIEQGSWIHSHNLKTGLHGLLEYEYQPGAQVQTDMPPEHLLSFDGYLRPNGEAGIRNEIWIVNTVGCINKVCEALARMGHSQFGSRVDGVYHFPHPFGCSQLGDDLKYTQQLLASLVEHPNAGGVLVIGLGCENNQVDEFRECIAPEYRGKVRFLKAQEADDELEEGLRMMEELVEIVEHEQRQPLPLSKLKIGLKCGGSDGLSGITANPLVGAVADMLVAAGGTAILTEVPEMFGAETILMNRAANEQVFHDLVDLVNGFKQYFVNHGQNIYENPSPGNKAGGITTLEEKSLGCTQKGGRSSVVDVLRYGKRVSQTGLNIVEAPGNDLVSVTALSAAGAHIVLFTTGRGTPFGGPVPTVKIATQSDLANRKKHWIDFNAGQLLEGRTMDEVKVQLFSQLIDIASGRSHTLSEQHGFREIAIFKDGVIL, encoded by the coding sequence ATGAACACCACAAGTATAGTAAATGATTGGATTGCCATTCAACCACAGGATGATGTCATTATAGCGCTTCGGGATTATGCCAAAGGAGAACGCATTACCCTGCCAGACGGAGTTTCTTTTACCTTGCTAGATGACGTGCCCAAAGGGCATAAGATTGCTGTGCATACCCTGGCACCGGGTGATGATGTGATGAAGTATGGTTTCTCCATCGGCATTGCTAAAGAGCAGATTGAGCAGGGAAGCTGGATTCATAGTCACAACTTGAAGACGGGTCTGCACGGATTGCTTGAATATGAATACCAACCGGGGGCCCAGGTTCAGACGGACATGCCTCCGGAACATCTACTCTCATTCGATGGATATTTGCGTCCCAATGGTGAAGCGGGTATCCGTAATGAAATCTGGATTGTGAATACGGTCGGGTGTATCAATAAAGTGTGTGAAGCATTGGCGCGTATGGGTCATTCTCAATTTGGAAGCCGGGTAGATGGGGTATATCACTTTCCACATCCATTCGGGTGTTCACAGCTTGGCGATGATCTGAAGTATACACAACAGTTGCTGGCCTCCTTGGTGGAGCATCCGAATGCAGGGGGCGTGCTCGTTATCGGTCTGGGCTGTGAGAACAACCAAGTAGACGAGTTCCGTGAATGTATTGCTCCGGAATACCGAGGCAAAGTACGGTTTCTCAAAGCGCAGGAAGCGGATGACGAGCTTGAGGAAGGGCTTCGAATGATGGAAGAACTTGTGGAGATCGTCGAACATGAACAACGGCAGCCGCTTCCGCTCAGTAAACTCAAAATTGGTTTGAAGTGTGGCGGTTCCGATGGTTTATCTGGCATTACAGCCAATCCGCTGGTCGGTGCAGTTGCGGATATGCTGGTTGCTGCCGGGGGTACGGCTATTCTGACGGAAGTTCCGGAGATGTTTGGTGCGGAGACGATCTTAATGAACCGGGCTGCCAATGAGCAGGTGTTTCACGATTTGGTGGACCTCGTGAACGGCTTCAAGCAATATTTTGTGAACCATGGCCAGAACATCTATGAGAATCCTTCACCTGGGAATAAGGCTGGTGGCATCACAACGCTAGAGGAAAAGTCACTTGGATGTACGCAAAAGGGAGGACGTTCTTCCGTAGTCGACGTTCTACGTTATGGCAAACGTGTATCTCAAACCGGTCTGAACATTGTAGAAGCACCGGGTAATGACCTGGTGTCTGTAACGGCGCTGTCTGCGGCCGGTGCACATATTGTGCTCTTCACAACAGGGCGGGGGACTCCCTTCGGAGGTCCGGTACCTACCGTCAAGATTGCGACCCAATCCGATCTGGCGAATCGCAAAAAACACTGGATTGACTTCAACGCGGGCCAGCTGTTGGAAGGGCGCACGATGGATGAGGTCAAAGTACAGCTGTTCAGTCAACTGATTGACATTGCTTCAGGACGGTCACACACACTCAGTGAGCAGCATGGATTCCGAGAGATTGCCATATTCAAGGATGGCGTAATTCTCTGA
- a CDS encoding WYL domain-containing protein, translating to MNRTNRLAAIVMALQHGHETAHSLGEKFEVSRRTILRDIQSLSEMNVPIIAISGPGGGFRLMEGYVLPPLQLDPVEAATLIFALEGLSRYADTPFHEKRWTLMNKVKAIIPDDIMSRIDPMLQQLHHHIPDRNYILPHLDALLACIPEHGWLNVLYRSVSRQRWLRVCPTRVYASSGFWYCEAYSIEHGEQRLFRIDRIIDVKAIESQDAQVLNEHAQQQQSRPLPPEQPLTRVTVRLSYRGMIEAEQDEHIGEKMIEIAPDLWELSFLCPPGEWDWAVRFFYRLGREAEVIEPLQLRSEIRQHAEEVSRIYLASTK from the coding sequence ATGAACAGAACAAATCGGCTTGCTGCCATCGTTATGGCATTACAGCATGGTCACGAAACGGCACACTCATTGGGCGAGAAATTTGAAGTTTCCCGTCGCACCATTCTACGGGATATTCAGTCCCTCTCCGAGATGAATGTGCCCATTATTGCCATTTCCGGTCCGGGAGGCGGTTTCAGACTTATGGAGGGTTACGTATTGCCCCCATTACAGCTGGACCCGGTTGAAGCAGCGACGCTCATATTCGCTCTTGAAGGTCTAAGTCGCTACGCCGACACACCCTTTCATGAGAAACGCTGGACCCTGATGAACAAAGTTAAGGCCATCATTCCGGATGATATCATGTCGCGAATAGATCCCATGCTCCAACAGCTGCATCATCATATTCCGGACCGCAATTACATCCTTCCTCATCTGGATGCACTCCTGGCATGCATACCCGAACATGGGTGGCTGAATGTGCTGTATCGCTCCGTATCACGTCAGCGATGGTTGCGTGTCTGTCCCACACGAGTATATGCTTCCTCCGGCTTCTGGTACTGTGAAGCATATTCCATCGAACATGGTGAACAGCGTCTGTTCCGTATCGACCGAATTATCGATGTCAAGGCGATCGAATCACAGGATGCACAGGTGCTGAACGAACACGCGCAGCAACAGCAGAGCAGGCCGCTCCCTCCAGAGCAGCCGCTAACCCGGGTTACAGTGCGACTAAGTTATCGGGGAATGATTGAAGCTGAACAGGACGAGCATATCGGCGAAAAGATGATTGAAATTGCCCCGGATCTCTGGGAATTGTCATTCCTTTGTCCACCAGGAGAGTGGGACTGGGCCGTACGATTCTTTTACCGATTGGGACGTGAAGCCGAAGTGATCGAACCTCTCCAACTTCGCAGCGAGATTCGTCAGCATGCCGAGGAAGTAAGCCGGATATACCTTGCTTCAACCAAGTAA
- a CDS encoding beta-galactosidase, with product MISSKLPKMFYGGDYNPEQWDHETHLEDLRMFQLAGIDIATINVFSWALIQPDEVTYHFEELDQLINRLYENGVYICLATSTAAHPAWMAKKYPDVLRVDADGRKRKFGGRHNSCPNSPTYRKYSEKIADKLAERYKDHPAVLVWHISNEYGGDCYCDNCEKAFRVYLKERYQTLEQVNKAWNTNFWGHTFYDWDEIVLPSNLSEHWGNNNSTFQGISLDYSRFNSDSMLDCYRLEYDAIKKHIPDSVVTTNLMGFFKQLDYFKWAKYMDIVSWDSYPGLATPVSFTAMAHDLMRGLKDGQPFMLMEQTPSQQNWQPYNSLKRPGVMRLWSYQSVAHGADTIMFFQLRRSIGACEKYHGAVIEHAGHENTRVFREVAELGKELQILGDTTLDASVESKVAIVFDWDNWWAIEKSSGPTVALNYVDQIHKYYAAFFRRNIQVDIVSVDTDISKYDIVLAPVLYMVKPGFAAKLEKYVEAGGTFLTTFFSGIVNENDLVTTGGYPGELRKLLGIWVEEIDALLPEQKNSIVLKEAYGDLQGEYGCGILCDLLHSEGAEVIAEYGDDFYKGMPVVTRNTYGEGEAWYVASDPDERFLDGLLGQLATAKSVESLLETPEGVEVSARTKDGKPYLFVMNHNASTQSYDLGTAKAHDLLTDREISGSVEIEARGVQLLEMK from the coding sequence TTGATTAGCAGCAAACTGCCCAAAATGTTCTACGGGGGCGATTATAACCCGGAACAGTGGGATCACGAAACCCACCTTGAAGACCTGCGCATGTTCCAATTGGCAGGCATTGATATTGCCACAATCAACGTATTTTCATGGGCACTGATTCAGCCTGATGAAGTTACTTATCATTTTGAAGAACTGGACCAACTAATTAACCGTCTATATGAAAATGGTGTCTATATATGCCTGGCGACGAGCACTGCTGCCCATCCGGCTTGGATGGCGAAGAAATATCCAGACGTACTTCGTGTAGATGCCGATGGACGCAAACGCAAATTCGGTGGGCGCCATAATTCCTGTCCCAACAGCCCGACCTATCGCAAATATTCCGAGAAGATTGCAGATAAACTGGCTGAACGATACAAGGATCACCCCGCAGTTCTCGTATGGCACATCTCCAATGAATATGGCGGTGACTGTTACTGTGACAACTGTGAGAAAGCATTCAGGGTGTATCTGAAAGAACGCTATCAGACCCTGGAACAGGTCAACAAAGCATGGAACACGAATTTCTGGGGGCATACCTTCTACGATTGGGACGAGATTGTTCTACCGAGCAACCTGAGCGAACACTGGGGTAACAATAACTCCACGTTCCAGGGAATCTCTCTGGACTACTCCCGATTCAACTCCGACAGCATGCTAGACTGTTATCGGTTGGAGTACGATGCAATCAAGAAACACATTCCCGACTCTGTCGTGACTACCAATCTGATGGGATTCTTCAAGCAGTTGGACTATTTCAAATGGGCAAAATATATGGATATCGTCTCCTGGGACAGTTATCCTGGTCTCGCAACACCCGTCAGCTTCACGGCAATGGCCCATGACCTTATGCGCGGACTGAAAGATGGTCAACCTTTCATGCTGATGGAGCAAACACCAAGTCAGCAGAACTGGCAGCCATATAACTCACTGAAACGCCCTGGCGTCATGCGTCTATGGAGTTACCAGTCTGTTGCGCATGGGGCCGATACCATTATGTTCTTCCAGCTTCGCCGCTCCATCGGTGCCTGTGAGAAGTATCATGGTGCAGTTATTGAACATGCTGGTCACGAGAACACACGTGTATTCCGCGAAGTCGCTGAGCTGGGCAAGGAATTGCAGATCCTTGGTGACACCACGCTGGATGCATCTGTTGAATCCAAAGTAGCCATTGTGTTCGACTGGGATAACTGGTGGGCCATTGAAAAATCAAGTGGACCTACGGTTGCCCTGAATTATGTAGATCAGATTCATAAATATTACGCCGCTTTCTTCCGCCGCAACATACAGGTAGATATCGTCAGTGTGGATACGGATATTAGCAAATACGACATCGTTCTCGCGCCTGTCCTTTACATGGTTAAACCAGGTTTTGCCGCCAAACTGGAGAAGTATGTTGAAGCAGGTGGAACATTCCTGACGACCTTCTTCAGCGGCATTGTCAATGAGAACGACCTCGTGACCACAGGTGGGTATCCGGGAGAGTTACGTAAGCTGCTCGGAATCTGGGTGGAAGAGATTGATGCCCTGCTGCCTGAACAAAAGAACAGCATAGTCCTCAAAGAAGCCTACGGCGATCTTCAAGGAGAGTATGGCTGCGGCATACTGTGTGACCTGCTGCACAGTGAAGGAGCTGAAGTCATCGCGGAGTATGGAGACGATTTTTATAAAGGCATGCCTGTTGTAACACGTAACACCTATGGTGAAGGTGAAGCCTGGTACGTTGCATCCGACCCGGATGAACGTTTCCTCGATGGTTTGCTGGGACAGCTTGCAACAGCCAAGAGCGTAGAGTCCTTGCTTGAGACACCGGAAGGTGTTGAAGTAAGCGCACGTACCAAAGACGGCAAACCCTACCTGTTCGTCATGAACCATAACGCTTCCACACAATCCTATGATCTGGGCACAGCCAAGGCACATGATCTGCTCACCGATCGCGAAATTTCGGGTAGCGTTGAGATTGAAGCCCGTGGGGTACAATTGCTTGAAATGAAATAA
- a CDS encoding AraC family transcriptional regulator yields the protein MFISPRHQRYFMTSRDQPLPLYIESLGYNGNQEKVSRPVGYPCYHWLQTVKGAGEFRFAGSTVILGETSGILLPPNEPHEYVRAQGEWETLYITFGGSQCPGIMESLGLGEAAFHQWEQCSPFNDYGQEVLDSISSDQDLSGLEASADIYRFLILLKKHGMTGNRSSISHAVERLAPLIAFMEQHYANPEIGLEHMATVTGISSRHLNTLFKQSFGMTAYSYFILLRIRKSKEIMTGDTALTIRETAVRVGFRDSSHFVATFRRIEGVTPEQFRNLY from the coding sequence ATGTTTATCTCACCCCGACATCAACGATATTTCATGACATCACGTGATCAGCCGCTACCCCTTTATATTGAGAGCCTTGGCTATAATGGCAATCAAGAGAAGGTGTCCAGACCTGTGGGGTATCCATGTTACCACTGGCTTCAGACCGTGAAGGGAGCGGGGGAATTCAGATTTGCCGGGTCCACGGTCATACTGGGGGAAACATCGGGTATTTTGTTGCCGCCGAATGAGCCACATGAATATGTGCGCGCTCAGGGAGAGTGGGAGACACTTTACATTACATTTGGCGGTTCGCAGTGTCCGGGAATTATGGAGTCGCTGGGTCTGGGTGAAGCGGCGTTCCATCAGTGGGAGCAGTGCAGCCCGTTCAACGATTATGGCCAGGAAGTGCTGGATTCGATCAGCAGTGATCAGGATTTGTCAGGACTCGAAGCGTCAGCGGATATATACCGATTTCTGATTTTGCTCAAAAAACATGGCATGACAGGCAATCGGTCTTCGATCTCACATGCCGTGGAGAGACTCGCTCCGCTCATTGCATTCATGGAACAGCACTATGCGAATCCCGAAATTGGTCTCGAACATATGGCTACTGTGACGGGGATCTCATCCAGACATCTGAACACTTTGTTCAAACAATCTTTTGGCATGACCGCTTATAGTTATTTCATTTTGCTTCGTATTCGCAAATCTAAGGAGATCATGACCGGCGATACTGCCCTGACAATCCGGGAAACCGCAGTTCGGGTCGGCTTTCGGGATTCAAGCCATTTTGTTGCTACCTTTCGCAGGATTGAGGGGGTGACCCCCGAACAGTTCCGTAATTTGTACTAA
- a CDS encoding alpha/beta hydrolase — MTTTIPLWDHAAPYAAQGHEDEMPHLIPFIQPGSESAVIVCPGGGYGFLADHEGAPIAELLNRAGISAFVLKYRVAPHQHPAPITDGQRAIRYVRAHAEQYGINPAKIAVLGFSAGGHLTATLGTLYDEGQPDHEDLIERQSSRPDRVILCYPVITMESYGHAGSRENLLGPNASAEQIKAFSAEQQVRADAPEAFIWHTSDDQAVPVENSLRYALALGAHGIPYDLHVFEKGSHGLGLAEDNHAVRAWSDLCLTWLKNQGW, encoded by the coding sequence ATGACAACAACGATACCCTTATGGGACCATGCTGCACCGTATGCAGCCCAAGGCCATGAAGACGAAATGCCACATTTGATTCCATTTATTCAGCCCGGTTCCGAGAGCGCTGTCATTGTGTGTCCTGGTGGCGGCTATGGATTTTTGGCGGATCACGAAGGTGCTCCAATAGCCGAGCTGTTGAACCGTGCGGGCATCAGCGCATTTGTCCTGAAATATCGCGTAGCGCCTCACCAGCATCCTGCACCGATAACAGATGGTCAGCGTGCCATACGTTATGTTCGTGCGCATGCCGAGCAGTATGGCATCAATCCTGCCAAGATTGCCGTACTTGGTTTCTCCGCAGGCGGGCATCTTACAGCAACACTAGGAACGTTGTATGACGAGGGGCAACCGGATCATGAGGACCTCATTGAACGCCAAAGTTCACGCCCGGATCGGGTTATCCTCTGTTATCCGGTCATTACGATGGAGTCTTATGGACATGCTGGTTCCCGTGAAAATTTGCTTGGGCCGAATGCGTCTGCTGAGCAGATCAAGGCATTCAGTGCGGAACAACAGGTGAGAGCGGATGCTCCAGAAGCGTTCATCTGGCATACTAGCGATGACCAGGCAGTACCTGTGGAGAATAGCTTGCGTTACGCACTTGCACTAGGTGCGCATGGCATTCCCTATGACTTGCACGTTTTTGAGAAAGGTTCACATGGTCTCGGATTGGCCGAAGACAACCATGCGGTTCGGGCATGGTCTGATCTATGCTTGACGTGGCTTAAAAATCAAGGCTGGTAA
- a CDS encoding SGNH/GDSL hydrolase family protein, translating into MKLQKNDKLLFIGDSITDCGREHPVGEGSSGLGHGYVAQVHALLRSIYPELMLRIQNVGNGGNTIRDLKQRWDRDVLDLKPDWLTIMIGINDVWRQFDNPLSTDSHVFLEEYESTLRELVASVRPNLKGLVLMSPYYLEANPEDPMRATMDIYGEAVRRVASEYDAVYVDTQAAFAPFWDHFYTAVLTYDRVHPDATGHMVLSKAFLDAIGFEWSGGVKS; encoded by the coding sequence ATGAAATTGCAGAAAAATGACAAGCTTCTGTTTATCGGAGATTCGATTACGGATTGTGGTCGGGAACATCCTGTAGGCGAGGGCAGTTCAGGTCTGGGCCATGGTTATGTTGCGCAAGTCCATGCACTGTTGCGGTCCATCTATCCGGAATTGATGTTGCGTATCCAGAATGTGGGTAATGGTGGAAATACGATCCGTGATCTGAAACAGCGCTGGGATCGTGATGTGCTGGACCTAAAACCGGATTGGTTGACGATCATGATCGGCATTAACGATGTATGGCGTCAGTTCGACAACCCATTGTCAACAGACTCCCATGTATTTCTGGAAGAATACGAATCCACATTGCGTGAACTGGTGGCTTCGGTTCGTCCCAATCTGAAGGGTCTGGTACTGATGTCTCCTTACTATCTTGAGGCCAATCCGGAAGACCCGATGCGGGCAACGATGGATATTTACGGAGAAGCGGTACGCAGGGTAGCCAGCGAGTATGATGCGGTGTATGTGGATACACAGGCTGCATTTGCTCCATTTTGGGATCATTTCTATACGGCTGTGCTGACTTATGACCGGGTACATCCGGATGCAACAGGCCATATGGTACTGTCCAAAGCATTCTTGGATGCTATCGGATTTGAATGGTCAGGCGGCGTCAAATCTTAA
- a CDS encoding SMP-30/gluconolactonase/LRE family protein, which translates to MSDVTVAVQTPALLGEGPSWDAENNRLLWVDIESFKLHVYDPVTGQDQAYDVGEHVGAVVPYRGDEVVVALRSGFHTYNLLTGELHAIEDPEQDKGTNRFNDGKCDAQGRFWAGTMSLNNESEAGSLYCLEQGQPVRTMVQGVSTSNGLGWSPDRQTMYYIDTPTRAIDRFDFDLAAGTIQNRTSVIHIPEEFGFPDGMTVDGEGMLWVAHWGGGRVTRWNPDTSELLQQIEIPADQVTSCCFGGPELEDLYITTARTGIKEERLNETPDAGSLFVIRPGVKGQETHAYGSQK; encoded by the coding sequence ATGAGCGACGTAACTGTAGCAGTACAAACTCCGGCATTGCTGGGTGAAGGCCCAAGCTGGGATGCGGAGAACAATCGATTACTGTGGGTAGATATTGAAAGCTTCAAGTTGCATGTGTATGATCCGGTTACAGGGCAGGATCAGGCTTATGATGTCGGTGAACATGTCGGCGCGGTTGTTCCGTATCGTGGTGACGAGGTTGTGGTTGCTTTACGTAGTGGATTCCACACGTATAATCTGCTTACGGGTGAGCTGCATGCCATTGAGGACCCTGAACAAGATAAGGGTACCAATCGTTTTAATGATGGCAAATGTGATGCACAGGGGCGCTTCTGGGCAGGCACGATGAGCTTGAATAATGAGAGTGAAGCCGGATCACTGTATTGTTTGGAACAAGGACAACCTGTGCGCACGATGGTACAAGGCGTGTCTACATCCAACGGCCTGGGCTGGAGTCCGGATCGACAGACCATGTATTATATTGATACCCCGACACGTGCTATTGACCGGTTTGATTTTGATCTGGCAGCCGGTACGATACAGAATAGGACAAGCGTCATTCACATACCCGAAGAATTCGGTTTTCCGGATGGCATGACGGTCGATGGTGAAGGAATGTTGTGGGTTGCGCACTGGGGTGGAGGAAGAGTCACACGCTGGAACCCGGATACATCAGAACTGTTACAGCAGATCGAAATACCCGCAGATCAAGTAACATCCTGCTGTTTTGGTGGACCGGAGCTTGAAGATTTGTACATTACAACAGCACGTACCGGGATTAAGGAAGAACGTCTGAATGAGACACCGGATGCTGGCTCACTTTTTGTCATCAGACCAGGGGTTAAAGGCCAGGAGACTCACGCGTATGGTAGCCAGAAATAA